From a single Microbacterium terrisoli genomic region:
- a CDS encoding phosphodiesterase: MDAAFPRFGSHSPALRTIVHVSDTHLMGGNRPLNGRYDTSANLQRTLAAIERLSLRPDALVFTGDLTDLGEPAAYVALKQAVEPVAQRLGAPVIWVAGNHDERPELRRSLLGREPSQQPVTGVWDLSGLRLIALDSSVPGWHHGDLDAAQLEWLGGVLAEPAPLGTLLAMHHPPLPGHIPFFDLLELRHQDALAAVIAGTDVRGILAGHLHYSTHGMFAGVPVSVSAASCYTMNLARPAVEVNGMDAGQSFHLVHVYDDTITHAVVPVVDAPTADVFNEEWLAAMAALSPEERLERFARKPPRNAD, from the coding sequence ATGGATGCCGCGTTCCCTCGCTTCGGGTCCCACTCGCCAGCACTTCGCACCATCGTCCACGTCAGCGACACGCACCTGATGGGTGGCAACCGTCCGCTGAACGGGCGTTACGACACCTCGGCGAACCTGCAGCGGACGCTCGCGGCGATAGAGCGATTGTCGCTGCGCCCCGACGCCCTGGTGTTCACCGGCGATCTGACCGATCTCGGTGAGCCTGCTGCCTACGTGGCGTTGAAGCAGGCCGTCGAACCGGTCGCGCAGCGCCTGGGCGCGCCCGTGATCTGGGTGGCCGGCAATCACGACGAACGACCCGAGCTGCGGCGCTCCCTGCTGGGGCGCGAACCCAGTCAGCAGCCCGTCACCGGCGTCTGGGACCTCAGCGGGCTGCGGCTGATCGCACTCGACTCCTCGGTGCCCGGCTGGCACCACGGCGATCTGGATGCCGCTCAGCTGGAGTGGCTGGGCGGCGTGCTGGCAGAGCCCGCGCCGCTGGGCACGCTGCTGGCGATGCACCATCCGCCGCTGCCCGGCCACATCCCGTTCTTCGACCTGCTCGAGCTGCGGCATCAGGACGCGTTGGCGGCGGTGATCGCGGGCACCGATGTCCGCGGCATCCTCGCCGGTCATCTGCACTACTCGACGCATGGAATGTTCGCGGGAGTGCCGGTGAGCGTGTCGGCCGCGTCGTGCTACACGATGAACCTCGCGCGTCCGGCGGTGGAGGTCAACGGGATGGATGCCGGCCAGTCCTTCCATCTCGTCCACGTGTACGACGACACGATCACGCACGCCGTGGTGCCCGTGGTCGACGCACCCACGGCGGATGTCTTCAATGAAGAGTGGCTTGCGGCCATGGCTGCGCTGAGTCCCGAGGAGCGGCTCGAGCGATTCGCACGCAAACCCCCGCGCAACGCGGACTGA
- a CDS encoding peptidase, with the protein MTVDINWLAFVQVFVVALGGAIIVVGFYAIGVRMLVRAGRVPVVAPAEFTDAITVITPKEAARAEKAAAKAAKKSPLTTAQKDLAFVAACASFTLCGAAVLSGILLIVFNH; encoded by the coding sequence ATGACGGTCGACATCAACTGGCTCGCATTCGTGCAGGTCTTCGTCGTGGCCCTGGGCGGTGCGATCATCGTCGTCGGGTTCTATGCGATCGGGGTGCGCATGCTCGTGCGTGCGGGCCGGGTGCCGGTCGTCGCCCCGGCTGAATTCACCGATGCGATCACGGTGATCACGCCGAAAGAGGCGGCACGTGCCGAGAAGGCGGCGGCGAAGGCCGCCAAGAAGAGCCCGCTGACCACGGCGCAGAAGGACCTGGCGTTCGTCGCCGCCTGCGCGTCGTTCACGCTGTGCGGGGCGGCGGTGCTCAGCGGCATCCTGCTGATCGTCTTCAACCACTGA